Proteins from a genomic interval of Thunnus maccoyii chromosome 1, fThuMac1.1, whole genome shotgun sequence:
- the chst1 gene encoding carbohydrate sulfotransferase 1 — MQCSWKAVILLALASIAIQYTAIRTLTSKPFQLCPLPSPQNCGLGGQETEPPFERGAAGGGGCDDYPYFSINATRKTHILVLATTRSGSSFVGQLLNQHQEVFYLFEPLYHVQTTLIPRLSHSRNAADRRVMLGASRDLLRSLYGCDLYFLESYIKPTPTNHTTDKLFRRGASRALCQQPVCDAFGPADVNVEEGDCVKKCASLNMTLATEACREKRHVAIKIVRVPEIGDLRALVEDPRLNIKVIQLVRDPRGILSSRIETFRDTYRLWRIWRATGRRPYNLDLSQLTVVCEDFLSSVSTGLSHPYWLKGKYMLVRYEDLARNPLVKTKEIYDYLGLPMDKNVEDWIHANTRGSNEPSAKHKFGTVRDSAANAESWRLKLSYDMVEYTQTVCQKVLHQLGYKAVKSVEELKNMSLSLVQDKTFVPFL, encoded by the coding sequence ATGCAATGTTCCTGGAAGGCAGTGATTCTGCTGGCCTTGGCCTCCATTGCCATCCAGTACACGGCCATCCGGACACTCACCTCCAAGCCTTTCCAGCTGTGCCCGTTGCCCAGCCCCCAGAACTGTGGTCTGGGGGGGCAGGAGACAGAACCTCCCTTTGAGCGGGGAGCAGCAGGCGGTGGAGGCTGTGATGACTACCCTTACTTTTCCATCAATGCCACCCGTAAAACGCACATCCTGGTCCTGGCCACCACCCGTAGTGGCTCCTCCTTTGTTGGCCAGCTGCTCAACCAGCACCAGGAGGTTTTCTACCTGTTTGAGCCTCTTTATCATGTTCAGACCACACTGATCCCACGTCTGTCCCACAGCCGCAATGCTGCAGACCGGCGTGTGATGCTTGGTGCCAGTCGAGACCTCCTGCGAAGCCTGTACGGTTGCGACCTCTATTTCCTGGAGAGCTACATCAAGCCGACGCCCACCAACCACACCACAGATAAACTGTTCCGCCGTGGTGCCAGCCGAGCGTTGTGCCAGCAACCTGTATGTGATGCCTTCGGTCCTGCTGATGTTAATGTGGAGGAGGGGGACTGTGTTAAGAAATGTGCGTCTCTTAACATGACCTTAGCAACAGAAGCGTGCCGCGAGAAAAGGCACGTGGCAATCAAGATTGTCCGGGTGCCGGAAATTGGAGATCTGCGCGCCTTGGTGGAAGACCCACGGCTGAATATAAAAGTGATTCAACTCGTCAGAGACCCGCGCGGTATCCTGTCATCACGGATTGAGACATTCAGGGATACATACCGTCTGTGGCGTATTTGGAGAGCCACGGGGCGAAGGCCCTATAATCTAGACTTGAGTCAGCTTACAGTTGTCTGTGAAGACTTTCTCAGCTCTGTTTCAACTGGTCTCAGTCATCCCTACTGGCTGAAAGGGAAATACATGTTGGTTCGCTATGAGGATTTGGCTAGAAATCCACTTGTCAAGACAAAGGAGATCTATGACTATCTGGGGCTGCCTATGGATAAAAATGTGGAAGACTGGATACATGCAAACACTCGGGGTAGCAATGAGCCCTCAGCAAAACACAAGTTTGGTACAGtgagagactcagcagccaatGCAGAGAGTTGGCGTTTGAAACTGTCTTATGACATGGTAGAATACACACAGACTGTGTGTCAAAAAGTACTTCACCAGCTGGGATACAAGGCTGTGAAATCAGTAGAGGAACTGAAAAACATGTCCCTCTCACTGGTACAGGACAAAACTTTTGTACCTTTTTTGTAA